The following nucleotide sequence is from Candidatus Obscuribacterales bacterium.
TTCCCCTCCCCACTAAGCGGAGAATTTACTGTGTTTTGCGATCGCCCCACGTTGACAAAGACTCGCGAGAGCACTTCGAAACCCGCACCCATCGGCGCATCATTGATATTTACCAACCGTCGTCTAAGACCATTGATGCCTTGATGAAGCTTGATCTACCTGCAGGTGTTGATATTGAAGTCAAGCTCTAAATCAAGAGTCTAGATTTCCTGAAAAGGTTTTTAGCACTCCCATCAAAAGCCATAAGCCTTACGTTAGACTGAAAGGGACTGAGGTAACTCGTCCCTTTTTGAGTTAGGTCGGGTTATGACCAACGCACATTGAAGCGGTCTTTAAGTTAGAGCAATGGCATTTTCATCATCGGTTGCAGTTCGTGAACTTCCATTATTTCCTCTGTCTGAGGTGGTACTATTTCCAGGCAGACCGCTCCCGCTTCACATTTTTGAATTTCGCTATCGGATTATGATGAACACCATCTTGCAAGACGACCGACGGTTTGGCGTCCTGATGGTTGATCCTGCCGATGGCAAGGTCGCTAAGGTTGGATGCTGTGCCGAAATTTTGCAATGTGAGCGCCTACCTGACGATCGCATGATGGTGAGAACCCTTGGGCAACAGCGTTTTCGCATTCTTGATTATGTGCGAGAGAAGCCCTACTACGTTGGCCTGGTGGAGTGGATTGATGACGAACCCTCTAGCCAGGATCTCAGTGGTTTAGCCATTCAAGTGGATCAAATGCTGCGGGATGTGGTCAAGCTATCTGCCAAGCTGATGGGGCAGACAGTGGATTTGCCGGATGATATTCCCACCAGTCCTTTAGAACTCTCCTATTGGATCGCCAGCAATCTGTACGGCGTAGCACCTGAGCAGCAGGCCCTGTTGGAACTCCAAAACACCATGGCCCGCCTAGAGCGAGAAGTGGAAATCCTCAACTCCACTCGCAATCATCTGGCCGCCCGCACAGCGTTAAAGGATGCCTTGAATTAGCTATCCCTCCAGTTCTGTGGTGCTGAGATCCGACCCGTGAAAAGATCCTAGGCTGGTGTCTTCTGGATGCAGCAGGCGGTAGCCTAGAACTGGTAGACAGGTGTGAATACCAACTTAGCACCTAGCAGTCTGTCCTCCGAGGTAGTAGATGCTATCTTCTTGCTAGGATAAATCGTCCTTGGTGTAAGCTGTTTAGCGTAGAGTCGTTGACCATACGCTCATTAAGCTATGACCCAATCTCCCCACATTTTGCTCAATGAACCATCCTTATCTTTAAATGTTGACAAACTAGCGCAGGTTTTGGTGAATGTCGATAATATTCTGATTATTCAGGATTTGGATGGTGTCTGTATGGGGTTGGTGCAAGATCCCTTACGGCGTGTCATTCGTCGAGAGTATGTTGAAGCTGCTGCCCTGTTCAGTCCTCATTTTTATGTTCTGACCAATGGTGAGCATATTGGAGCTAGGGGCGTCAATCGAATTGTAGAGCAAGCCTTTGGCTATGATTCTTATCTTAAACGTCAAGGGCGCTACTTGCCTGGGCTAGCCGCTGGCGGAGTACAATGGCAGGATCAGTTTGGCCAGGTGGTTCATCCCGGCGTCAGCGATCGCGAACTTGATTTCCTTCACGCTGTCCCTCAGCAGATTGGCGATCGCCTGCATCAGTTTTTCAAGCATCATCCCGATGAATTAGAGCCGGAGCTGCTCCAGACCTGCATTGAAGCGGCAGTGTTGAACAATATTGCTTCGCCTACCGCGAACCTGAACCGGTTTTATGAAGCCCTGCGCGATCGCCCTCAGGTGTATGCCAAGCTGCAATCGGAGATGCAGGTGCTGATGACTCAGCTGCTCGAACAGGCGCAGCAGCAGGGGCTAGGCGACTCTTTCTTTGTCCACTATGCTCCCAATTTAGGACGGGATGAGCAGGGGATAGAAATCATGCGTCCGGCGACAGATGATGATTCTGGGACAACCGACTTTCAGTTTATGCTGCGGGGTGCCTTGAAAGAGGCGGGGGTTCTGGCTATTTTGAACTATTATTATTACCAACGAACCGGCACCTATCCGCTTGGGGAAAGCTTTAATGCCCGTCAGTCTCCTCACCAGCTCGATGACTTGGTTGCCTTAGTCAAACAAGCCTTTGATCCGCTGCAGATGCCGGTAATCATTGGTGTAGGCGATACCGTGAACAGTCAGGTGCGACAGCAGGATGGTCGTCGGATCATCAGCCGAGGGGGGAGCGATCGCAATTTCTTACACTTGATTCAAAACATTGGCCAAGCGTTTCATCGGGGCAACATCGTCACCTACGTAGACAGCAGTCAAGGTGAGGTTAAAAATCGCCGAGCTGTCCAGGTGCAGCCTGCTTCAGAAAGTGGCGATCGCCCTGCCAAGGTGTTGCAAGGTCCCTGCGATCCTGAGGATCTGGACGATCCCCTCACCATTGATGTTGTTTTTGCTGAGGGGCATGACCAATACACCACTCTCTTTCAGCAGGCCGCTCACATCCGCCACCATAATCAGAAAACAGCCCGCCAGCATCAGGGCATGGCTCCCAATTATTGGAACTGGATGGGCAGTGCTGCCAATGCCTAAGTTTACTCTGTTCTTAGCTGGGCTCCAGGAGGTATGGATTCAGACAAATGGTTTACACCGGTGCCGGGGCAATGGGCAGCGCTACAGTGACCGTGGTGCCGGACTGGGCCGTGGATTCAATGGTGAGAGAAGCATGATGCGCTTCAATGATCCGCTTGGTGACGGCTAGACCTAGGCCATTACCTGAGGATTTAGTGGTAAAAAAGGGCTGGGTGAGCTTATCCAGCACCTCTGGTGGAATGGGTGGGCCGCCATTATGGACTTGCAGCCAGATGTGTGGCTGTGGATCAGGAGAGGTGAGCACACAGGTGACGGCGGCTTGATCCTCCACGGCTTCGCAGGCATTGTTAACCAGATTAATCACCACTTGTTTGAGCTTATCGCGATCGCCCTCAATCCAAATGGGTTGTGCTGCCGGCTGAAAGATAAGAACGCGATCGCAAACAATAGGTAAGCTACGCATAGAGTCTAGTACTTCGGTCAGGAACTGGTTGAGCTCTATGGGTTGGCGATCAAGCTGCTGTTCTTTGGCATAGAGTAAGATTTCATTGAGCAAGCGCTGCAACCGATCGGATTCTTCTAGCGCCAACTGTAATCGCAGGTGCGATCGCTCCGAGAGTTCATCCTTAGCTAAAGCATTCAAGCCCATCCAAACGGTGGTGAGAGGATTACGTACCTCATGGACAATCATTGCCGTCAGTTCGCCAATTTCTGCTAGACGGGCGCGGGCGGCCTCGGCCTGCTGACGTTCGGTAATATCTCTAGCTAGGGCAACAATGAGGCGGCGATCGCCAAATTCAAATAAACCAATACGCACTTCCACAGGAAAGGTACTGCCATCTTGACGACGATGTACCCCTTGCACCGTAACCGGATGGCTGGGGGTCAAATTATTCCAAAGCGCCTGCAGTTGCGATAAGGAAAGCGCCACCTGAATATCTGACACTGAGCGGTGTAACAGGTCTTCTCGGGTATAGCCGAGGTTATGGCAAGCTTGCTGATTGGCATCCACAATTTGCCCGTTGCGATCGACCACGAAAACCGCATCGGCAGCCTGCTCCACCAAGGCTCGAAAACGACGCTCACTGTCTCGCAGCGCTTCTTCCGTCTGCTTGCGTTCTGTGATGTCATTCATCACCGATAAAATGCAGTCTACCCCATGAATATCAATACGTTCTGCGGAATATAGAACTGTGCGCAACTGTCCTGCTCGCGTTTGCAACTGATACTCTTGGTTACGAATAATTGGGTTAGCCTCAAACAACTGGATCATCTGGCGGCGATCGCCCTCATCGCTCCAAACCCCTAAATCTACTGTTGTTTTCCCCAGCACTGCCTCAGCCTCTATGTCTAGAAATTGCAGAAAACTATCATTTACTTCAAGCAACTGACCGTCTTCCATGCGGCTGAGCAGTACCGGGTTGGGACTGGAGCGAAAGGCTTTCTCAAATTTTTCTTCGGAAATTCGTAGAGCGGCCTCCGCCTGTTTGCGTTCAGCGATCGCGTCTAGCACCTGCTGGAACATCACCTCGAAGGCCGATATGACATCCCGCAGTTCGTCTAAATGCTTATAGGACGTTGATTCAAAGCTAGCCGGGGGGCGATCGTCACGAATGGCCGATCCAGCCCGCAGCAAATCTTGTCGCAGTCGCAGAATAGGAGAGATCAGGGTGGCGTCGAGAACAATAATGGTGGCAACGGTGACAAACACCGAAATAATCAGCACTAATCCAGCAATTCGCCAGATAAAGGCATAGATTTCCTGCTCCACCGTGGTGGTATCATGACGAATCATCAGGGCATACTGACCGTCGAACAACGCCATCGGCCACACGGCATCGTAGCGGTGGAGCGATCGTTCTAGGCGGGCTCCGCGACCATCAGCATTGATGGAGTCATAGTCCAACTGGGGTGCTTCTCCAAACACGCCCATTAACGTACCGTCCGCTCGATATAGAGCCCCACCCACCACCACCGGGTTTTCCTGGATACGGCTGATCTGGGCAAGTACCTGCTGGGAATCGTCGAGGTTGAGCGATTGCTGTCGCAGCACCCCAGAGGATTCTGCCAGGGAAATGGTTTTGAGATATTGTAAGAGTTCTTGCTCGCGGCGGTAGACCGAGGGAATGAGGATGATGGCCTCAATGGTGACAATACTGCCAAACACCCACAGCACAATACGCCGTGATAGACGGGCTTGGAAGAGAAACCGGAGTCGTTGTAGTCGGTCTGACAGCATAGGGACGCAAACTAATCATGATCCTAATCAGGGGCTTAGATCGATAATATAGCGCTCCTTCACTTGTGGTCAGCTTCCCATGGATCTAGGCATGAATCTATAAGTTTCTTGTTATCCCTGTGGGTGGGCAAGCATTCCCATCAACTCCATGATCGAGGTATGGATGGTGCAGCGATCGCCCCCCAGTAGACGTCCCTGCGATTCCTCACGCCTCACCCGGCTGCTGCCGCTTCAAAGCCTCTCTTAGTGTCTCTTCCACCGATCGGGGATGCCAACCTAGTTCCTGCCGTGCCTTGGTGGCATCGACCCGCACACAGCGATCGTAAATATAATGCACCCGCTCTCGGCTGATAGGCGGCTGCCAGTTGAGCAACCGACCGATGGGATCGAGCAGATAGCCTGCTGCCCGCACCACCAGCTTGGGCATTTCTACCGGTGGTGCCATGCCCGTTTCTTGACTGAGGAAGTTGAACATCTCCCGAGTCGATAATTCTCCCGCCGAAATGATGTAGTGGGCTCCGTTGGGAGCTTGATCCGCCGCCAGTAGCATCGCCGCCACCAGGTCATCAACATGGACAATTCCGGTGATGCGATCGCCCCCCGCCCAGACCTTCAGCTTGCCGGCAAGAAACGCATCCATCACCGGCCCAAAGTGAGGATCATCGGCTCCAAAAATGCCCGACGGCATGACGCTCACGGCGTAGAGCCCCTCTTTTACTGCCCGATCGACAATTTGCTGGGCCTCATACTTCGTGCGATCGTAGGCCGAGGAAAAGCCCTCTTGGGTGCGCTTAAAGGTTTCATCAATCAACTGCCCTTGGGTATCGCCGTAGACACCAATGGTGCTGCAATAGACCAGTTTGACCCCTAGCGCCTTGGCCGTTTCTGCTACTGCCCGCGTGCCATCAATATTCACCCGAGCCATCTTGTCCGCATCCACGACCCCCAGTTCCACATAGGCCGCCGTATGGAAGACCACATCCACGCCCGCCATCGCCGTTTTTAGGGCCCCGCGATCGCCAATATCGCCATAGGCAAACTGCAGCGCACAGCCCTGGAGGCGATCGCAATGACTGGTTTCCCGTACAAAGCCGACGACCGTATCGCCGCGTTGCTCTAGGGCCTTCACCAAATGGGATCCGGTGAAGCCATTTGCGCCCGTTACTAGTGCTTTCATGGGCGATCGCCCTCCTCACAACACAACCATCCTAAACGCCTTGACCTAGCCAAGGTGCTTTTCATAGATTCGATAGGTTTTATAGATCTGGCCACCGGTTGCCTCAATCAGCTTCCGAGACGGCATGTTGTCTTCATAAACCCACGATAGTTCAGCCTTTTTGTAGGGCTTCCCTTTTTTGAAGCCGCCGGCCATACCCAAGTATCCCAGCCCCAGAGGCACCATCTTACGTCGATACTCGGGCAATGAACAGATGGCAATCACCCGCCCTTGGTCAATCTGACGACGATACCATAGGAATTTGAGGATTCCCAACCAGTTGAGCCGTCCATTGACATGCTTGAGAGGGATGTTGTAATCGGGAAATCCCATAAAAAAGCCCACCATTTCACCGT
It contains:
- the rpsJ gene encoding 30S ribosomal protein S10; the protein is MQQQKIRIRLKAFDRRLLDMSCERIVDTANRTNATAIGPIPLPTKRRIYCVLRSPHVDKDSREHFETRTHRRIIDIYQPSSKTIDALMKLDLPAGVDIEVKL
- a CDS encoding LON peptidase substrate-binding domain-containing protein, with the protein product MAFSSSVAVRELPLFPLSEVVLFPGRPLPLHIFEFRYRIMMNTILQDDRRFGVLMVDPADGKVAKVGCCAEILQCERLPDDRMMVRTLGQQRFRILDYVREKPYYVGLVEWIDDEPSSQDLSGLAIQVDQMLRDVVKLSAKLMGQTVDLPDDIPTSPLELSYWIASNLYGVAPEQQALLELQNTMARLEREVEILNSTRNHLAARTALKDALN
- the stpA gene encoding glucosylglycerol 3-phosphatase is translated as MTQSPHILLNEPSLSLNVDKLAQVLVNVDNILIIQDLDGVCMGLVQDPLRRVIRREYVEAAALFSPHFYVLTNGEHIGARGVNRIVEQAFGYDSYLKRQGRYLPGLAAGGVQWQDQFGQVVHPGVSDRELDFLHAVPQQIGDRLHQFFKHHPDELEPELLQTCIEAAVLNNIASPTANLNRFYEALRDRPQVYAKLQSEMQVLMTQLLEQAQQQGLGDSFFVHYAPNLGRDEQGIEIMRPATDDDSGTTDFQFMLRGALKEAGVLAILNYYYYQRTGTYPLGESFNARQSPHQLDDLVALVKQAFDPLQMPVIIGVGDTVNSQVRQQDGRRIISRGGSDRNFLHLIQNIGQAFHRGNIVTYVDSSQGEVKNRRAVQVQPASESGDRPAKVLQGPCDPEDLDDPLTIDVVFAEGHDQYTTLFQQAAHIRHHNQKTARQHQGMAPNYWNWMGSAANA
- a CDS encoding PAS domain S-box protein — translated: MLSDRLQRLRFLFQARLSRRIVLWVFGSIVTIEAIILIPSVYRREQELLQYLKTISLAESSGVLRQQSLNLDDSQQVLAQISRIQENPVVVGGALYRADGTLMGVFGEAPQLDYDSINADGRGARLERSLHRYDAVWPMALFDGQYALMIRHDTTTVEQEIYAFIWRIAGLVLIISVFVTVATIIVLDATLISPILRLRQDLLRAGSAIRDDRPPASFESTSYKHLDELRDVISAFEVMFQQVLDAIAERKQAEAALRISEEKFEKAFRSSPNPVLLSRMEDGQLLEVNDSFLQFLDIEAEAVLGKTTVDLGVWSDEGDRRQMIQLFEANPIIRNQEYQLQTRAGQLRTVLYSAERIDIHGVDCILSVMNDITERKQTEEALRDSERRFRALVEQAADAVFVVDRNGQIVDANQQACHNLGYTREDLLHRSVSDIQVALSLSQLQALWNNLTPSHPVTVQGVHRRQDGSTFPVEVRIGLFEFGDRRLIVALARDITERQQAEAARARLAEIGELTAMIVHEVRNPLTTVWMGLNALAKDELSERSHLRLQLALEESDRLQRLLNEILLYAKEQQLDRQPIELNQFLTEVLDSMRSLPIVCDRVLIFQPAAQPIWIEGDRDKLKQVVINLVNNACEAVEDQAAVTCVLTSPDPQPHIWLQVHNGGPPIPPEVLDKLTQPFFTTKSSGNGLGLAVTKRIIEAHHASLTIESTAQSGTTVTVALPIAPAPV
- a CDS encoding NAD-dependent epimerase/dehydratase family protein, which codes for MKALVTGANGFTGSHLVKALEQRGDTVVGFVRETSHCDRLQGCALQFAYGDIGDRGALKTAMAGVDVVFHTAAYVELGVVDADKMARVNIDGTRAVAETAKALGVKLVYCSTIGVYGDTQGQLIDETFKRTQEGFSSAYDRTKYEAQQIVDRAVKEGLYAVSVMPSGIFGADDPHFGPVMDAFLAGKLKVWAGGDRITGIVHVDDLVAAMLLAADQAPNGAHYIISAGELSTREMFNFLSQETGMAPPVEMPKLVVRAAGYLLDPIGRLLNWQPPISRERVHYIYDRCVRVDATKARQELGWHPRSVEETLREALKRQQPGEA